The following are encoded in a window of Microbacterium sp. LWO13-1.2 genomic DNA:
- a CDS encoding DUF6807 family protein produces MATDVLLVGAHGFGADHLRNLERLGDRVRVVALADPNGGPGEGYGSDAPAFAGLAEAFDAGIRPDVVIIATPTGTHFALASLALERGCDLYLEKPPLATMEQFEALLALQKRSGRAVQVGFQSFGSHAFDRLAELGEPTSVATWGAWARDAAYWSRSAWAGRRTLDGHPVVDGVVTNPLSHAVATALRIAGARHRDDVARVELELYRANDIEADDTSSVRITLTDGRIVSAALTLAAPEHSDPLIEVRTPEADVIFSYTTDRLIHPDGSEVDTGRTELFEELLDHRDHGAPLHAPLVETGAFMAVMEAVRTAPDPAPVPDAAITLLTDRPSPLTTIDGIAEWVERTARSGALFSELHAPFAAAPLAGRTHELRVGAAVVAVHDDGSAVAHTSGSRPFLHPVRTPSGVVVSAAHPADHDWHLGVSIALQHVNGVNFWGGPTYTRDLGYRWLSDHGRIRTTSFALDDDGFSSTADWIAPGGDVLLSESTRWQLRESSDPRAWLFRTTTTLRAESTPVELGSPASNGRVGGGYGGFAWRFPAASDVDVRTGRAAGEDAVHGTVAPWLAFSARFAEGEATVALAGDDDRTCEDPWFVRVDAYPGVGSALAWQDALRLDVGASITVSFRGAVADGRLTDDEIAGLLDE; encoded by the coding sequence ATGGCCACAGACGTGCTGCTCGTCGGAGCCCACGGTTTCGGCGCTGACCACCTGCGCAACCTGGAACGTCTCGGTGATCGTGTGCGCGTGGTGGCGTTGGCGGATCCGAACGGTGGACCCGGCGAGGGCTACGGCTCCGACGCACCCGCCTTCGCCGGGCTCGCCGAGGCCTTCGACGCGGGCATCCGCCCCGACGTGGTGATCATCGCGACGCCGACCGGCACGCATTTCGCACTCGCCTCGCTCGCGCTCGAGCGTGGCTGCGATCTCTACCTCGAGAAACCGCCGCTCGCGACCATGGAGCAGTTCGAAGCACTGCTGGCCCTGCAGAAGCGCTCAGGTCGAGCGGTGCAGGTCGGGTTCCAGAGCTTCGGCTCGCACGCGTTCGACCGCCTCGCAGAACTGGGCGAACCGACATCGGTCGCAACCTGGGGCGCCTGGGCGAGGGATGCCGCCTACTGGTCGCGCTCTGCATGGGCGGGCAGACGCACCCTCGACGGCCACCCCGTCGTGGACGGCGTCGTGACGAACCCGCTCTCGCACGCCGTCGCCACCGCTCTGCGCATCGCCGGCGCCCGGCACCGTGACGACGTCGCGCGAGTCGAGCTCGAGCTCTACCGCGCGAACGACATCGAGGCCGACGACACCTCCAGCGTCCGGATCACGCTCACCGACGGGCGAATCGTCTCCGCGGCGCTGACCCTCGCCGCCCCCGAGCATTCCGACCCGCTCATCGAGGTGCGCACGCCCGAGGCCGACGTGATCTTCTCCTACACGACCGACCGGCTCATCCACCCGGACGGCAGCGAGGTCGACACCGGACGCACCGAGCTCTTCGAGGAGCTGCTCGATCATCGCGACCACGGCGCCCCCCTGCACGCTCCCCTGGTCGAGACCGGAGCGTTCATGGCCGTGATGGAGGCGGTGCGCACCGCGCCCGATCCCGCTCCGGTACCGGATGCTGCGATCACGCTCCTCACCGACCGACCGTCACCCCTCACGACCATCGACGGCATCGCGGAGTGGGTCGAGCGCACCGCGAGATCCGGCGCCCTGTTCAGCGAGCTGCATGCCCCCTTCGCTGCGGCGCCACTGGCCGGCCGCACGCACGAGCTCCGTGTCGGCGCGGCCGTCGTCGCCGTGCATGATGACGGATCGGCAGTCGCCCACACGTCGGGATCGCGGCCCTTCCTGCACCCCGTGCGCACGCCGTCCGGCGTCGTCGTCTCCGCCGCACACCCCGCCGATCACGATTGGCACCTCGGTGTCTCGATCGCGCTTCAGCATGTGAACGGCGTGAACTTCTGGGGTGGCCCCACCTACACACGCGACCTCGGATATCGCTGGCTGAGCGACCACGGCCGCATCCGGACGACGTCGTTCGCCCTCGACGATGACGGCTTCTCCTCGACCGCCGACTGGATCGCGCCCGGCGGCGACGTGCTGCTGAGCGAATCCACGCGGTGGCAGCTGCGAGAGTCATCCGATCCGCGTGCGTGGCTGTTCCGGACGACGACGACGCTGCGGGCGGAGAGCACTCCGGTCGAACTCGGCAGCCCAGCCAGCAACGGCCGTGTCGGCGGCGGCTACGGCGGCTTCGCCTGGCGGTTCCCTGCGGCATCCGACGTCGACGTGCGAACCGGACGAGCGGCAGGCGAAGACGCCGTGCACGGCACCGTCGCGCCGTGGCTGGCGTTCAGCGCGCGCTTCGCCGAGGGCGAGGCCACCGTCGCACTCGCCGGCGATGACGACCGCACGTGTGAGGACCCCTGGTTCGTGCGCGTCGACGCCTATCCCGGCGTGGGCTCGGCGCTCGCCTGGCAGGACGCGCTCCGACTCGACGTCGGCGCGAGCATCACCGTGTCGTTCCGCGGAGCCGTCGCTGACGGACGCCTCACGGATGACGAGATCGCCGGCCTGCTCGACGAGTGA
- a CDS encoding L-rhamnose mutarotase, translating into MTRHCFRLQVRPELLDEYLARHSPVWPEMLAEIAAAGRRNYSLFLGDSGTLIGYYETDDDAAAQAYLAASEIASRWEAEMGRFFIGLDGRPDQAAIPLSEVFHLEDQLVAAGEPDTSDEDDEGSAP; encoded by the coding sequence ATGACCCGCCACTGCTTCCGGCTCCAGGTCCGCCCTGAGCTCCTGGACGAGTACCTCGCCCGCCATTCCCCGGTGTGGCCAGAGATGCTCGCCGAGATCGCGGCCGCCGGTCGCCGCAACTACTCCCTCTTCCTGGGCGACAGCGGCACCCTCATCGGCTACTACGAGACCGACGACGACGCGGCAGCGCAGGCGTACCTCGCCGCCTCCGAGATCGCCTCCCGATGGGAGGCCGAGATGGGTCGCTTCTTCATCGGCCTCGACGGTCGTCCCGATCAGGCGGCTATCCCGCTGTCCGAGGTGTTCCATCTCGAAGACCAGCTCGTCGCAGCCGGCGAGCCCGATACATCCGACGAAGACGACGAAGGCAGCGCCCCATGA
- the rhaI gene encoding L-rhamnose isomerase produces the protein MSILSPDTLAALEQQAIELPSWAFGNSGTRFKVFGTPGTPRDPFEKISDAAQVHKYTALAPSVALHIPWDMCDFAALRTHAEDLGVALGTINSNTFQDDDYKYGALTHEDSAIRRKAIDHHLACIDVMDATGSRDLKIWLAEGSNYPGQADLRGRQDRLQESLQTIYARLGDDQRLVLEYKFFEPAFYHTDVPDWGTSYAQVASLGDKAMVCLDTGHHAPGTNIEFIVMQLLRLGKLGSFDFNSRFYADDDLIVGAADPFQLFRILFEVVRGGGLNNPDVAFMLDQCHNVEDKIPGQIRSVLNVQEMTARALLVDRDALTQAQKSGDVLAANAVFMDAFYTDVRPALAEWRESRGLAADPMKAFAESGHLARIAADRVGGVQAGWGA, from the coding sequence ATGAGCATCCTCTCCCCAGACACCCTGGCCGCCCTCGAGCAGCAGGCCATCGAGCTCCCCTCCTGGGCGTTCGGCAACTCCGGCACGCGCTTCAAGGTGTTCGGCACACCGGGCACACCACGCGACCCGTTCGAGAAGATCTCCGACGCCGCTCAGGTGCACAAGTACACGGCGCTCGCGCCGAGCGTGGCGCTGCACATCCCCTGGGACATGTGCGACTTCGCCGCTCTCCGCACGCACGCCGAGGACCTCGGCGTGGCCCTGGGCACCATCAACTCGAACACCTTCCAGGACGACGACTACAAGTACGGGGCCCTCACCCACGAGGATTCCGCGATCCGCCGGAAGGCGATCGACCACCACCTCGCCTGCATCGACGTCATGGATGCGACCGGGAGCCGTGACCTGAAGATCTGGCTCGCCGAGGGCTCGAACTACCCCGGCCAAGCCGACCTGCGCGGACGCCAGGACCGCCTGCAGGAATCGCTGCAGACGATCTACGCGCGCCTGGGAGATGACCAGCGCCTGGTGCTGGAGTACAAGTTCTTCGAGCCGGCTTTCTACCACACCGACGTTCCGGACTGGGGTACGTCGTACGCACAGGTCGCATCCCTCGGCGACAAGGCGATGGTCTGCCTCGACACCGGCCATCATGCACCGGGCACCAACATCGAATTCATCGTGATGCAGCTGCTGCGCCTCGGAAAGCTCGGCTCGTTCGACTTCAACTCGCGCTTCTACGCCGACGACGACCTGATCGTCGGCGCGGCCGACCCGTTCCAGCTGTTCCGCATCCTCTTCGAGGTCGTCAGGGGTGGCGGGCTGAACAACCCCGACGTGGCCTTCATGCTCGACCAGTGCCACAACGTCGAAGACAAGATCCCCGGCCAGATCCGCTCGGTGCTCAACGTGCAGGAGATGACGGCTCGCGCGCTGCTCGTCGATCGCGACGCTCTCACCCAGGCGCAGAAGTCCGGCGATGTGCTCGCCGCCAACGCCGTGTTCATGGATGCCTTCTACACCGACGTCCGTCCTGCCCTGGCCGAGTGGCGCGAGTCGCGCGGTCTCGCAGCGGACCCGATGAAGGCGTTCGCCGAGTCCGGCCATCTGGCACGGATCGCGGCCGACCGCGTCGGCGGCGTGCAGGCCGGCTGGGGCGCCTGA
- a CDS encoding alpha/beta hydrolase, translated as MTTRFEVADRILNGPHGHLRVRVYSPSSPGTHGLVWAHGGGFAAGELEMPEADWVSRAFAERGITVVSVEYRLAPLPADGGESPDARALGGAHYPVAHEEMIFAFQWATESGLATGPWAIGGASAGGNLAAGAALRLAHESDVVPALAVLAYPTLQAVQDAPDAVLRALLDADPDADRFGPEIVLGMYENYLGGAVDGAEVYAIPGTATTAQLAGFPATIMINGEADELRVSGEAFALALAEAGVEIDVSTEPDTTHGHLNRPEEAAATASIERFAERIHRADLSHPPRRMTRSHVESTRTAPTQEG; from the coding sequence ATGACCACTCGCTTCGAGGTCGCCGACCGGATTCTGAATGGACCGCACGGGCACCTCCGCGTGCGCGTCTACTCGCCCTCATCCCCCGGCACGCACGGCCTGGTCTGGGCGCACGGCGGCGGGTTCGCCGCCGGCGAGCTCGAGATGCCCGAGGCCGATTGGGTCAGCCGCGCGTTCGCGGAGCGCGGCATCACGGTCGTCAGCGTGGAGTACCGCTTGGCGCCGTTGCCCGCGGATGGCGGCGAATCGCCGGACGCCCGGGCACTCGGAGGCGCTCATTACCCCGTCGCGCACGAGGAGATGATCTTCGCATTCCAGTGGGCCACGGAATCAGGTCTGGCGACCGGGCCGTGGGCGATCGGCGGCGCGAGCGCAGGCGGCAACCTGGCCGCCGGTGCGGCACTTCGTCTCGCGCACGAGAGCGATGTCGTCCCCGCGCTGGCGGTGCTCGCCTACCCGACGCTGCAAGCCGTGCAGGATGCCCCGGATGCCGTGCTGCGCGCGCTGCTCGATGCGGATCCCGATGCCGACCGATTCGGCCCGGAGATCGTGCTCGGCATGTACGAGAACTACCTCGGCGGGGCGGTCGACGGCGCCGAGGTCTACGCCATCCCCGGCACCGCGACGACAGCGCAGCTCGCCGGTTTCCCCGCCACGATCATGATCAACGGCGAGGCCGACGAACTCCGGGTCTCCGGCGAAGCGTTCGCCCTGGCACTCGCAGAAGCGGGAGTCGAGATCGACGTGTCGACAGAGCCGGACACCACCCACGGGCACCTCAACCGTCCCGAGGAGGCCGCGGCCACGGCATCCATCGAGCGATTCGCCGAGCGCATCCACCGCGCGGACCTGTCACACCCGCCTCGACGCATGACGCGCTCGCACGTCGAGTCGACCCGAACTGCACCGACCCAAGAAGGCTGA
- a CDS encoding bifunctional aldolase/short-chain dehydrogenase — translation MTNPTAAALLTRSNRLGADPKNTNYAGGNTSAQGTEIDPVTGQPVELLWVKGSGGDLGTLTEPGLAVLRLDRMRALVDVYPGIDREDEMVAAFDYCLHGKGGAAPSIDTAMHGLVDAAHVDHLHPDSGIAIATAADGEELTAKIFGDGTGGQKVVWVPWRRPGFQLGLDIAAIKAKNPQAIGCILGGHGITAWGDTSEESEANSLWIIDTAAAYIAEHGKADPFGGTRAGFEALPDPDRRERAAALAGTIRGIASTDRPMVGHFTDADVVLDFLVSERAPELAALGTSCPDHFLRTKVKPLILDLPSSASAEEQIARLHELHAEYRADYQAYYDAHATAESPAIRGADPLIVLVPGVGMFSYGANKQTARVAGEFYVNAINVMRGAEALSTYSPISDAEKFRIEYWALEEAKLQRMPKPKSHQGRIAFVSGAASGIGKAIATRLAAEGACVVIADLDLEKAQAAAAELGSTDVAIGVAANVADAAAVQAALDEAVLAFGGVDLVVNNAGLSLSKPLLETTEKDWDLQHDVMAKGSFLVSKAAAKVLIDQKLGGDIIYISSKNSVFAGPNNVAYSATKADQAHQVRLLAVELGEFGIRVNGINPDGVVRGSGIFASGWGANRAATYGVAEEDLGQFYANRTILKREVVPENVADAVYVLTGPELSRTTGLHIPVDSGVAAAFLR, via the coding sequence ATGACCAACCCCACCGCCGCCGCTCTCCTCACGCGCAGCAATCGCCTGGGCGCCGACCCCAAGAACACGAACTACGCCGGCGGCAACACCTCCGCCCAGGGCACCGAGATCGACCCGGTGACGGGGCAGCCGGTCGAACTGCTCTGGGTGAAGGGTTCCGGTGGCGACCTCGGCACGCTGACCGAGCCGGGCCTGGCCGTGCTGCGCCTCGATCGCATGCGCGCGCTCGTCGACGTCTACCCCGGCATCGACCGGGAAGACGAGATGGTCGCCGCCTTCGACTACTGCCTGCACGGCAAGGGAGGAGCCGCTCCCTCGATCGACACGGCCATGCACGGGCTCGTGGATGCCGCTCACGTCGACCACCTGCATCCCGACTCCGGCATCGCGATCGCGACGGCTGCAGACGGCGAGGAACTCACCGCGAAGATCTTCGGCGACGGCACAGGTGGACAGAAGGTCGTCTGGGTGCCCTGGCGGCGCCCCGGCTTCCAGCTCGGCCTCGACATCGCCGCCATCAAGGCGAAGAACCCGCAGGCAATCGGCTGCATCCTCGGCGGGCATGGCATCACCGCGTGGGGCGACACGTCCGAGGAGTCCGAGGCGAACTCCCTCTGGATCATCGACACCGCTGCCGCCTACATCGCCGAGCACGGCAAGGCCGACCCGTTCGGCGGCACCCGCGCCGGCTTCGAGGCCCTCCCCGATCCCGATCGCCGGGAACGCGCCGCTGCCCTCGCCGGCACGATCCGCGGCATCGCCTCGACCGACAGGCCGATGGTCGGGCACTTCACCGATGCCGATGTCGTGCTCGACTTCCTCGTGTCCGAGCGCGCCCCGGAACTCGCGGCTCTCGGCACGAGCTGCCCCGACCATTTCCTGCGCACCAAGGTGAAGCCGCTCATTCTCGACCTGCCGAGTTCGGCATCCGCCGAGGAACAGATCGCGCGCCTGCACGAGTTGCACGCCGAATACCGTGCCGACTATCAGGCCTACTACGACGCGCATGCGACAGCCGAGTCCCCCGCGATCCGCGGCGCAGACCCGCTCATCGTGCTCGTGCCGGGCGTCGGCATGTTCTCCTACGGAGCGAACAAGCAGACTGCTCGGGTCGCGGGAGAGTTCTACGTCAACGCGATCAACGTGATGCGCGGCGCCGAGGCGCTGTCGACATACTCCCCCATCTCCGATGCCGAGAAGTTCCGCATCGAGTACTGGGCGCTGGAAGAGGCGAAGCTGCAGCGGATGCCGAAGCCGAAGTCCCACCAGGGACGCATCGCGTTCGTCTCGGGAGCAGCCTCCGGCATCGGCAAAGCCATCGCCACCCGACTCGCGGCCGAGGGCGCCTGTGTCGTCATCGCCGACCTCGACCTCGAAAAGGCGCAGGCTGCGGCAGCGGAACTCGGGAGCACCGATGTCGCGATCGGCGTCGCCGCGAACGTCGCCGACGCCGCCGCCGTACAGGCCGCGCTCGACGAGGCGGTCCTCGCCTTCGGAGGCGTCGACCTCGTGGTCAACAACGCCGGGCTGTCACTCTCGAAGCCACTGCTGGAGACGACCGAGAAGGACTGGGACCTGCAGCACGATGTGATGGCGAAGGGCTCGTTCCTGGTGTCGAAGGCGGCAGCGAAGGTACTCATCGACCAGAAGCTCGGCGGCGACATCATCTACATCTCGTCGAAGAACTCCGTCTTCGCCGGCCCGAACAACGTCGCGTACTCCGCGACGAAGGCCGACCAGGCGCACCAGGTGCGGCTGCTCGCCGTCGAGCTCGGTGAGTTCGGCATCCGCGTCAACGGCATCAACCCCGATGGCGTGGTCCGCGGCTCCGGCATCTTCGCCTCGGGTTGGGGCGCGAACCGCGCCGCGACCTACGGCGTCGCGGAGGAGGACCTCGGCCAGTTCTACGCGAACCGCACGATCCTCAAGCGCGAGGTCGTACCGGAGAATGTGGCGGATGCCGTCTATGTGCTCACCGGCCCGGAGCTGAGCCGCACCACCGGCCTGCACATCCCCGTCGACTCCGGCGTCGCGGCCGCGTTCCTGCGATGA
- a CDS encoding rhamnulokinase family protein: MTVRAVAAVDLGATSGRVMIGRVGEDRLELELVSRFPNGPVQRDDGLHWDFDALYENILDGLAEAVRREPAIESIGVDSWAVDYGLLRDGELLDQPFHYRDGRTERGVLDVHDVAPFDELYERNGLQFLPFNTLYQYRADERLPDADTALLIPDLIAFLLTGARVAERTNASTTGLLGIRTGEWDLELAERLGIPTRLLPGLVDPGTLLGTLRPDVAGRVVKTLPVIAVGSHDTASAVVATPLSSLRSAYISCGTWGLVGVELAEPVLSDAARDANFTNERGVDGRIRFLHNVTGLWLLSESVRAWEAEDGSPIDLPELLAAAAEVAGDISLFDANDATLSLPGDMPARIATLLQAAGGRVPATRAAFARSVVESIAEAFADAIRTAGTLSGREIDAIHLVGGGSLNRLLCQATADRSGLPVLAGPVEATALGNILVQARALGAVPSALEDLRALVAATHPPARFDPRG; the protein is encoded by the coding sequence ATGACCGTGCGCGCGGTCGCAGCGGTGGACCTCGGCGCCACCAGCGGACGGGTCATGATCGGCCGGGTCGGGGAGGACCGACTGGAACTCGAACTCGTCTCGCGGTTCCCGAACGGTCCGGTGCAGCGCGACGATGGCTTGCACTGGGACTTCGATGCCCTGTATGAGAACATCCTCGACGGCCTCGCCGAGGCTGTCCGCCGTGAACCGGCGATCGAGAGCATCGGCGTCGACTCGTGGGCGGTCGACTACGGCCTGCTGCGCGACGGCGAACTGCTCGATCAGCCGTTCCACTACCGTGACGGGCGCACCGAAAGGGGTGTCCTAGACGTCCACGATGTCGCCCCCTTCGATGAGCTCTACGAGCGCAACGGCCTGCAGTTCCTGCCGTTCAACACGCTGTACCAGTACCGGGCCGACGAGCGTCTGCCCGATGCCGACACCGCGCTGCTCATCCCCGACCTCATCGCGTTCCTGCTCACCGGAGCCCGCGTCGCCGAACGGACGAACGCGTCGACGACGGGACTTCTCGGCATCCGCACCGGTGAGTGGGATCTCGAGCTCGCCGAGCGCCTCGGCATCCCGACCCGATTGCTCCCTGGCCTCGTCGACCCGGGAACGCTGCTCGGAACGCTCCGTCCTGACGTCGCCGGCCGCGTCGTCAAGACCCTGCCGGTCATCGCCGTGGGCTCGCACGACACGGCATCCGCCGTCGTCGCCACCCCTCTCTCGTCCCTGCGCTCCGCCTACATCTCCTGCGGCACCTGGGGACTCGTCGGCGTCGAGCTGGCAGAGCCAGTGCTGTCGGATGCCGCGCGCGACGCGAACTTCACCAATGAGCGCGGCGTCGACGGTCGCATCCGCTTCCTGCACAACGTCACCGGACTCTGGCTCCTCAGCGAGAGCGTGCGCGCCTGGGAAGCGGAGGACGGGTCGCCGATCGACCTGCCTGAGCTGCTGGCGGCGGCGGCGGAGGTCGCCGGAGACATTTCGCTGTTCGATGCGAACGACGCGACACTCAGCCTGCCAGGGGACATGCCGGCCCGGATCGCCACCCTGCTTCAGGCAGCCGGCGGACGGGTCCCGGCCACGCGAGCCGCGTTCGCGCGCAGCGTCGTCGAGAGCATCGCCGAGGCATTCGCGGACGCGATCCGCACCGCTGGCACGCTGTCAGGGCGCGAGATCGACGCCATCCATCTCGTCGGCGGCGGATCGCTGAATCGGCTGCTCTGCCAGGCGACGGCCGACCGCTCCGGTCTTCCCGTGCTGGCGGGTCCGGTCGAGGCGACCGCTCTGGGTAACATCCTCGTACAGGCACGCGCGCTGGGTGCCGTGCCGTCAGCGCTGGAGGACCTGCGTGCGCTCGTGGCGGCGACTCACCCACCCGCCCGATTCGACCCTCGAGGCTGA
- a CDS encoding HAD family hydrolase: protein MTDASPVSGTPWLVGLDVDGTILLQDETMSPGVPEAVARLRDLGHVVTIATGRSWMGTQRYVEELGLTPEYVVCSNGAVTMRRTGDAWERWHVETFDPSTVLSLLRERLPDARYMVELGSGQRLYTAQLDDWTLDGGRQVLFEELGAAPVSRIVVVSPGHDEEDFHRLVADAGLNEVSYAIGWTAWLDIAPQGVDKGTAMERVRARLGIDGQQVLVAGDGRNDIGMFGWALGVGGRAVAMGQAPDVVKDAAGEITGDVADGGLATALNTLPTAVEVGAGD from the coding sequence GTGACCGACGCTTCGCCAGTCTCGGGGACCCCCTGGCTCGTCGGACTCGACGTCGACGGCACCATCCTGCTGCAGGACGAGACGATGAGTCCCGGCGTGCCCGAAGCCGTCGCGCGGCTCAGAGACCTGGGCCACGTGGTCACGATCGCGACCGGTCGCAGCTGGATGGGCACGCAGCGCTACGTCGAGGAGCTCGGTCTGACTCCGGAGTACGTGGTGTGCTCGAACGGCGCGGTCACCATGCGACGCACAGGCGACGCGTGGGAGCGCTGGCATGTGGAGACGTTCGATCCCTCGACGGTGCTCTCGCTGCTGCGCGAGCGTCTGCCGGATGCGCGCTACATGGTCGAACTCGGATCGGGGCAGCGGCTGTACACCGCGCAGCTCGACGACTGGACCCTCGACGGTGGGCGTCAGGTGCTGTTCGAAGAACTCGGCGCGGCGCCGGTCTCGCGCATCGTCGTGGTCTCGCCCGGGCATGACGAGGAGGACTTCCACCGTCTCGTCGCGGATGCCGGGCTCAACGAGGTCTCCTACGCGATCGGCTGGACGGCCTGGCTCGACATCGCTCCGCAGGGCGTCGACAAGGGTACGGCCATGGAACGCGTGCGCGCGCGGCTCGGTATCGACGGCCAGCAGGTGCTCGTCGCCGGTGACGGCCGCAACGACATCGGCATGTTCGGCTGGGCGCTCGGCGTCGGTGGCCGAGCGGTGGCGATGGGGCAGGCTCCGGATGTCGTGAAGGACGCCGCGGGGGAGATCACCGGAGATGTGGCCGATGGCGGGCTCGCGACGGCGTTGAACACGCTTCCGACGGCCGTCGAGGTCGGCGCGGGCGACTAG
- the serS gene encoding serine--tRNA ligase, with translation MIDLALLRDQPEIVRRSQAARGNDQGTVDAALEADRSRRAALATFEELRAEQNVFGKQVAKAPKEEKAALVAQVKDLADRVKQAQVVANEAADAASAALARIENVVIDGVPAGGEADFVELRRVGEVPAFDFEPRDHLELGEILGAIDMERGAKVSGARFYFLRGIGARLEIALMNLALDKALQNGFVPLITPTLVRPEIMQGTGFLGEHADEVYHLDKDDDLYLVGTSEVALAGYHKDEIVDLSKGALRYAGWSTCYRREAGSHGKDTRGIIRVHQFNKMEMFVYTTAEDAEAEHLRLVALQEEMLTALGLAYRVIDVAAGDLGSSAARKYDIEAWVPTQGAFRELTSTSNCTTFQARRLDIRHRPAAEDGKSAKTQHVATLNGTLATTRWIVALLETHQRADGSVLVPEVLQPYLGGLAVLEPEA, from the coding sequence ATGATCGACCTCGCTCTTCTCCGCGACCAGCCTGAGATCGTCCGCCGCTCGCAGGCCGCGCGTGGCAACGACCAGGGAACCGTCGACGCAGCGCTCGAGGCCGATCGATCGCGTCGTGCCGCGCTCGCCACGTTCGAAGAGCTGCGGGCCGAGCAGAACGTGTTCGGCAAGCAGGTCGCGAAGGCACCCAAGGAGGAGAAGGCCGCCCTCGTCGCGCAGGTCAAGGACCTCGCAGACCGTGTCAAGCAGGCGCAGGTCGTCGCGAATGAGGCGGCGGACGCCGCATCCGCTGCCCTCGCGCGCATCGAGAACGTCGTCATCGACGGCGTTCCGGCCGGTGGCGAGGCAGACTTCGTCGAGCTGCGCCGGGTCGGCGAGGTTCCCGCGTTCGACTTCGAGCCGCGCGACCACCTCGAGCTCGGCGAGATCCTCGGCGCGATCGACATGGAGCGCGGCGCGAAGGTCTCGGGTGCGCGGTTCTACTTCCTCCGCGGGATCGGCGCACGCCTCGAGATCGCGCTGATGAACCTGGCGCTCGACAAGGCGCTGCAGAACGGCTTCGTGCCGCTGATCACGCCCACCCTCGTGCGGCCGGAGATCATGCAGGGCACCGGCTTCCTCGGCGAGCACGCCGACGAGGTGTACCACCTCGACAAGGACGACGACCTGTACCTCGTCGGCACCAGCGAGGTCGCGCTCGCCGGCTACCACAAGGACGAGATCGTCGACCTGTCCAAGGGCGCGCTGCGCTACGCCGGCTGGTCGACCTGCTACCGCCGCGAGGCCGGTTCGCACGGCAAGGACACCCGCGGAATCATCCGCGTGCACCAGTTCAACAAGATGGAGATGTTCGTCTACACGACGGCGGAGGATGCCGAGGCCGAGCACCTGCGCCTCGTCGCCCTGCAGGAAGAGATGCTGACGGCTCTCGGGCTCGCGTATCGGGTGATCGACGTCGCCGCAGGAGATCTGGGCTCGAGTGCCGCGCGCAAGTACGACATCGAAGCCTGGGTGCCCACGCAGGGGGCGTTCCGCGAACTCACGTCGACCTCGAACTGCACCACGTTCCAGGCTCGTCGCCTCGACATCCGGCACCGTCCGGCTGCGGAGGACGGGAAGTCCGCCAAGACGCAGCACGTCGCGACCCTGAACGGCACCCTCGCCACCACGCGCTGGATCGTCGCGCTGCTGGAGACGCACCAGCGCGCCGACGGCTCCGTGCTCGTGCCCGAGGTGCTGCAGCCGTATCTCGGCGGCCTCGCCGTGCTGGAGCCGGAGGCGTGA